The following are encoded together in the Anaerostipes caccae L1-92 genome:
- a CDS encoding transaldolase family protein, with translation MSDAKGKLFETSEKFPQTEYWNDSCAVKELEYAIERGAAGATTNPVIVGNVLNQEMDLWEDTLVKWINEMPEATEEEIAWRLIEQMAVRGAKLLEPVYEKTNHAKGKISIQTNAKLYRNAEEMAKQAIGFGELAPNIMVKMPTSAAGIKAFEEATFAGISINATVSFTVAQAVAVAEAVERGLKRREEAGLSNKNMTPVCTIMVGRTDDWVKEAVKRDNLCLDPCALEYAGVAVFKNAYEIYQERGYKTRLLAAAYRNYFHWSEFIGGDVVLTITQPWQEKINGCDVEVKERMSRPVPEKYLNELNKIPDFIMAYEEDGLKPEEFVHYGAFVKTINQFLGGYESLLGVIRKLMVGEPVRK, from the coding sequence ATGTCAGACGCAAAAGGAAAACTGTTTGAAACTAGTGAAAAATTTCCCCAGACCGAATACTGGAATGATTCTTGTGCGGTAAAAGAGCTGGAATACGCCATTGAGCGCGGAGCAGCGGGAGCTACGACGAACCCTGTGATTGTAGGAAATGTATTGAATCAGGAGATGGATCTCTGGGAAGACACTCTTGTAAAATGGATCAATGAAATGCCGGAGGCAACAGAGGAGGAAATTGCATGGCGCCTGATCGAACAGATGGCAGTGCGCGGTGCGAAACTCTTGGAGCCGGTATATGAAAAGACAAATCACGCAAAAGGAAAAATTTCTATCCAGACCAATGCCAAACTGTACCGAAACGCAGAGGAGATGGCAAAGCAGGCGATTGGTTTTGGAGAACTGGCGCCAAATATTATGGTGAAGATGCCGACTTCAGCCGCGGGCATTAAGGCATTTGAAGAAGCTACTTTTGCAGGGATCAGCATTAACGCAACCGTATCTTTCACCGTGGCACAGGCTGTAGCTGTGGCAGAGGCAGTAGAGCGCGGATTAAAGAGGAGAGAAGAAGCAGGGCTTTCCAACAAAAATATGACACCTGTGTGTACCATCATGGTAGGACGTACCGATGACTGGGTGAAAGAAGCTGTGAAGCGGGATAATCTTTGTCTGGACCCATGTGCATTGGAGTATGCAGGCGTGGCAGTCTTTAAGAATGCATATGAGATTTATCAGGAACGCGGATATAAGACAAGACTTCTGGCGGCAGCGTACAGAAACTATTTCCACTGGTCTGAGTTTATCGGAGGAGATGTGGTTCTGACGATAACACAGCCATGGCAGGAGAAGATCAATGGATGTGATGTAGAGGTAAAAGAGCGCATGAGCCGTCCGGTACCGGAAAAATATTTAAATGAATTGAACAAGATTCCGGATTTTATCATGGCATATGAAGAAGACGGTTTAAAACCGGAAGAATTTGTACACTATGGAGCTTTCGTAAAGACGATCAATCAGTTCCTGGGAGGATATGAAAGTCTCTTGGGAGTGATCAGAAAGCTGATGGTGGGAGAGCCGGTCAGAAAATAA
- a CDS encoding sugar phosphate isomerase/epimerase family protein, with protein MKITFDTSAFWETGMSYEEIYHTVAEAGFEYISPYDPIFPGFWKRPKATNSEVMWHKKAIEKEGLKIAALTTGFRLADPDEFMRQYAIDCWKRMIEIGEMMEVTVFNTELGGDVNQPELCEAKLMRSLDELIPIFESKGMRLDIQAHPNDFYETSNESCDIVKYYDSPAFGYLYSIPHTFHYDGGKGDVESMLRYAGKSLKHIIVADTWDYTKLFRYNINPAPLYASGEVRCHAHIGKIGEGDIDFDTCFKTLREMGFGDQEDTIATFNPLGFPERAITDGKFTKALLEKELLSK; from the coding sequence ATGAAAATTACATTTGACACGAGTGCATTTTGGGAGACAGGGATGTCCTACGAAGAGATCTACCACACAGTAGCTGAGGCAGGTTTTGAATATATTTCACCTTATGACCCTATTTTCCCCGGGTTCTGGAAACGCCCGAAAGCTACTAACAGCGAAGTTATGTGGCACAAAAAAGCGATCGAGAAGGAAGGCTTAAAGATTGCTGCCCTGACTACAGGTTTCCGCCTTGCTGATCCTGATGAGTTTATGCGCCAATATGCGATTGACTGCTGGAAGCGTATGATCGAAATCGGAGAAATGATGGAAGTAACTGTCTTCAACACAGAACTTGGAGGAGACGTAAACCAGCCGGAATTATGCGAGGCTAAGTTAATGCGCTCTCTGGATGAACTGATTCCGATTTTCGAGAGTAAAGGAATGCGCCTTGATATCCAGGCACATCCAAATGATTTTTATGAGACGAGCAATGAATCATGCGATATTGTAAAATATTATGACAGCCCTGCATTCGGCTACCTCTACTCCATTCCTCATACGTTCCACTATGATGGCGGAAAAGGAGATGTGGAAAGCATGCTCAGATATGCAGGCAAATCACTGAAACATATTATCGTGGCAGATACATGGGACTACACAAAACTATTCCGCTACAACATCAACCCGGCCCCTCTCTATGCCAGCGGAGAAGTACGCTGTCATGCACATATAGGAAAGATCGGAGAAGGAGATATAGATTTTGATACCTGCTTCAAGACTCTCAGGGAGATGGGATTCGGAGACCAGGAAGATACGATTGCTACCTTCAATCCACTTGGTTTCCCGGAAAGAGCCATCACAGACGGTAAGTTTACGAAAGCACTTCTGGAAAAAGAACTCTTATCCAAATAA
- a CDS encoding AraC family transcriptional regulator, translating into MDPYKRFYQADDSGISVEHWTGSMSQDAHMHKYYELVFIEKGSCTHTFCKEDTLLLPGDSFLVRPETSHSFAIHEQTSIYNCQFYPEVLDEQFFSLVKELKADARGTQVLEKTPTSFQADINNQGIVHLDPNERMFLLSILGGMQKAQEKQESYYELLKRKYLELILIIYRKRSDQQFKNYYSQPKQNQTIIMRTLAYIEENIAEPIDFNELARDENLSTNHFRKLFKDVTGLAPVEYINRLRITKACEHLQHSNLSMSEIAANVGIYDQNYFSRLFKNFMGCSPRHYIRRSKE; encoded by the coding sequence ATGGATCCTTATAAACGCTTTTATCAGGCCGATGACTCCGGCATTTCCGTCGAACATTGGACCGGATCCATGTCCCAGGACGCACATATGCATAAATATTATGAGCTTGTCTTCATAGAAAAGGGTTCCTGTACCCATACTTTTTGCAAAGAAGACACTCTGCTGCTCCCCGGAGACAGCTTTCTGGTCCGCCCTGAGACCTCACACAGCTTTGCTATTCACGAACAGACCTCTATTTATAACTGCCAATTTTATCCGGAAGTCCTCGATGAACAGTTTTTTTCCCTAGTAAAGGAATTAAAGGCAGATGCAAGAGGCACTCAAGTCCTTGAAAAGACCCCTACGTCCTTTCAGGCAGACATCAACAACCAGGGAATCGTCCACCTGGATCCTAATGAGCGCATGTTTCTGCTGTCGATCCTTGGCGGCATGCAGAAAGCCCAGGAAAAACAGGAAAGCTACTATGAACTGCTAAAACGGAAATACCTCGAATTGATCCTGATCATCTATAGAAAGCGTTCTGATCAGCAGTTTAAAAATTACTATTCCCAGCCGAAACAGAATCAGACCATCATCATGAGGACACTTGCCTATATTGAAGAAAATATCGCAGAGCCTATCGATTTTAATGAACTTGCCAGAGATGAGAACCTGAGCACCAACCACTTCCGCAAACTTTTTAAAGACGTGACCGGCCTGGCTCCTGTAGAATACATCAACCGGCTCCGCATCACAAAAGCCTGTGAACATCTCCAGCACAGCAATCTAAGCATGAGTGAGATCGCAGCGAATGTGGGAATTTATGATCAAAATTATTTTTCCAGGCTTTTTAAAAACTTTATGGGCTGCTCCCCACGCCATTATATCCGGCGTTCAAAAGAATGA